One Microcebus murinus isolate Inina chromosome 10, M.murinus_Inina_mat1.0, whole genome shotgun sequence DNA segment encodes these proteins:
- the LOC105871450 gene encoding keratin, type II cuticular Hb6: MTCGSYCAGRAFSCASACGPQPGRCCITAAPYRGISCYRGLPGNFGSHSVCGGFRAGSCGRSFGYRSGGVCGPSPPCITTVSVNETLLTPLNLEIDPNAQCVKHEEKEQIKCLNSRFAAFIDKVRFLEQQNKLLETKWQFYQNRECCESNLEPLFEGYIETLRREAECVEADSGRLSSELNHVQEVLEGYKKRYEEEVSLRATAENEFVALKKDVDCAYLRKSDLEANVEALTEEIDFLRRLYEEEIRVLNAHISDTSVVVKMDNSRDLNMDCVIAEIKAQYDDIASRSRAEAESWYRSKCEEMKATVIRHGETLRRTKEEINELNRMVQRLTAEVENAKCQNSKLEAAVTQSEQQGEAALSDARCKLAELEAALQKAKQDMACLLKEYQEVMNSKLGLDIEIATYRRLLEGEEQRLCEGVGSVNVCVSSSRGGVVCGDLCASTTAPVSTRVGSGPCSSSVVVGAPDACAPCAGPYLEAQDRAPECPRLHFRDPAHGFCLWNGEHLQRFSSSSDNFLTVQPAFTNYLPEALHDAWSQSQCHRFCYSNTLLPGLSAQRDPMSS; encoded by the exons ATGACTTGTGGATCTTACTGTGCTGGCCGCGCCTTCAGCTGCGCCTCGGCCTGCGGGCCCCAGCCCGGCCGATGCTGCATCACCGCCGCCCCCTACCGCGGCATCTCCTGCTACCGCGGCCTCCCCGGCAACTTTGGCAGCCACAGCGTCTGCGGGGGCTTCCGCGCAGGCTCCTGCGGGCGCAGCTTCGGATACCGCTCCGGGGGCGTGTGCGGGCCCAGCCCCCCCTGCATCACCACCGTGTCGGTCAACGAGACCCTCCTCACGCCCCTCAACCTGGAGATCGACCCCAACGCGCAGTGCGTCAAGCACGAGGAGAAGGAGCAGATCAAGTGCCTCAACAGCAGGTTCGCTGCCTTCATCGACAAG GTGCGCTTCCTGGAGCAGCAGAACAAGCTGCTGGAGACCAAGTGGCAGTTCTACCAGAACCGCGAGTGCTGCGAGAGCAACCTGGAGCCCCTGTTCGAGGGCTACATCGAGACACTGAGGCGGGAGGCCGAGTGCGTGGAGGCCGACAGCGGGAGGCTGTCGTCAGAGCTCAACCACGTGCAGGAGGTGCTGGAGGGCTACAAGAAGAG GTATGAGGAGGAAGTGTCCCTGAGAGCAACAGCTGAGAATGAGTTTGTGGCCCTGAAGAAG GACGTGGACTGCGCCTACCTCCGCAAGTCAGACCTGGAGGCCAACGTGGAGGCCCTGACCGAGGAGATCGACTTCCTGAGGCGACTGTACGAGGAG GAGATCCGCGTCCTCAACGCCCACATCTCAGACACCTCGGTGGTTGTCAAGATGGACAACAGCCGGGACCTGAACATGGACTGTGTCATTGCCGAGATTAAGGCTCAGTACGATGACATTGCCAGCCGCAGCCGGGCAGAGGCCGAGTCCTGGTACCGCAGCAAG TGCGAGGAGATGAAGGCCACGGTGATCAGGCACGGGGAGACCCTGCGCCGCACCAAGGAGGAGATCAACGAGCTGAACCGCATGGTCCAGAGGCTGACGGCCGAGGTGGAGAACGCCAAGTGCCAG AACTCCAAGTTGGAGGCTGCCGTGACCCAGTCTGAGCAGCAGGGCGAGGCTGCCCTGAGCGACGCGCGCTGCAAGCTGGCTGAGCTGGAGGCCGCCCTGCAGAAGGCCAAGCAGGACATGGCCTGCCTGCTCAAGGAGTACCAGGAGGTGATGAACTCCAAACTGGGCCTGGACATCGAGATCGCCACCTACAGGCGCCTGCTGGAGGGCGAAGAGCAGAG GCTGTGCGAGGGCGTCGGCTCCGTGAATGTCT gCGTCAGCAGCTCCCGCGGTGGCGTCGTCTGTGGCGATCTCTGCGCGTCCACTACTGCCCCTGTCTCCACCCGAGTCGGCAGCGGCCCCTGCAGCAGCAGCGTGGTGGTGGGCGCCCCTGACGCCTGCGCCCCCTGCGCCGGCCCCT ACTTGGAGGCACAGGACCGTGCCCCAGAGTGTCCCCGCCTGCACTTCCGGGACCCTGCCCACGGCTTCTGCCTGTGGAACGGGGAACATCTACAGCGGTTTTCCT CATCCAGTGACAATTTCCTCACTGTCCAGCCAGCCTTCACCAATTATCTCCCTGAGGCTCTGCATGATGCCTGGTCCCAAAGTCAATGCCACAGGTTTTGTTACAGCAACACCCTGCTACCAG GCTTGTCAGCACAGAGGGATCCAATGTCCAGCTAG